Genomic window (Sphingomonas sp. OV641):
GGTCGGCGGCTGCGACAGCGACAGTAACGCGTCGGCCGCCGCCTCCCCCGAGGCCACGTCGAACTGTCCCTGGCGAATCAGATCAAGGTCGATCTCCACCGCCTGCTCGCCCAGCGCGCCGATATATCCCGCCAGCCGCTGGCCCGATGCCGCATAGCTGCGATCGCCGACGATGAAGCCGATGCGGCGGTGCCCCAGGCCGAGCAGGTGCGTCGTCATGTCAAAGGCGGCGCGCTCATTGTCGATCAGCGCCGCCGGCCCTTCGTCGATCCGCAGTCCCGGCTGCAGCCGGACAAAGGGCGTGCCACGCCGCGTCAGTTCGTCGAGCACCCGGGTGTCGTCACATGCCGGCGGAGCCAGCACCAGCCCATCGGGATTCGCCTGATCGAGCAGCGCCACGATATCGTCGAACAGCGTCGGCGAGGCACGATCATAAGGCTGCGCGATCATGCGGATCTTGTCGCGCGCACAGCGTTCGCGCACGCCGAACTGGATCTCGTACACATACCAGGGATTGGGATTGTCGCAGATCAGCGCGATCTGGTGCGATTTGTGTCCCGCCAGCGCCCGCGCGGCGTGACTGGGCTTGAAGCCGATCTCCGTCATCACCTGACGCACCCGCTCGCGCTTGTCGGCGCTGACATATTGCTGGTCGTTGATGACGCGCGACACGGTCTTGATCGATACCCCCGCAATCCGCGCGACATCGCGAATGGTAGGGCGCGCGGTCTCGGGAAAGGCGGTGCTCATGCCGTCGTCCATAAGCGAGGCCTGCGCATCTGTCCCATAGGACATAATGCCCGACGAGCGATCGCGGCGGATCCCCCGCCCGTCATTCCTGCGAAGGCGGGGATGACAACCGGATGGCTGGCTCGGTGGCCGCCACCCCACCCTCCCATCGCCCTGAGCTCGTTTTCGGGTTAACCTCGCCTCCGCGAAGCTCCAGGAGGCATGATCAACGACCGCTAACGCCCACTTGCGGACATTCCCAAGCTGCCCGAAGCAGCGTCAATGGACCTCCCATATGCCACGCTCGACGCCGCCCACCGGCATTCGGCCAATCACCGGGCGGAGTTAGAACGCAGCGATGTGTGTGGCTGCTTCTTCTGTAAAAAGACGTTTGAAGTCCGTGAGGTAGAAGAATGGGTCGAGGATGAGAGTGGGACCGCTCTTTGCCCTTATTGTGGCGTCGACTCGGTGATCGGCTCCGCATCTGGCTTTCCCGTTGACGACGCGGGGTTCATCCATGCGATGCATACCCGATGGTTTAGCTGACCATCCGCTTTCCTTTCCAAAGCGAACCGCGCCGCTCACCCCTACCGTCCCGCCAGATACCCCACGATCGGCGCCACCTCACCCTCCGCCACTGGCGCGTGATACGTATCGCGCATCTTCTCCACGATCGCCTGCCACTGCTCCCGCTTCATCTTCGGCTGGGTCAGCACCATGCTCGCCGAATGGCACGCCACGCACCGCTGGTTGACCAGCGCGACGTTCGGCCCGTCCGGAAACACCGCCGCATCATCGGGCAGTTCCACCGCCGTCGACGTCAGCGTCACACCCCCGCCCGCCACCGACGCTGCCTCGGGCACGGCCGAGACAGCCACCGCAGGTGCCGCGGCGCGCTCGCGCCCGCTCACCGCCACCAGCACGGCCAACGTCGCCCCGATTAGCACCAGCGCGATCACCGCAAATCCCGGCGCGCGCATCAGCTGAGCCTCACGACCACGGGCTCGACGCAGTTGCGCATATAGCCGCCCGGGTTCCAGTTCGCCTCCATCGGCTGAGTCTCTCCCTGCGTGTTGGTGCAGCGCGCCATCACCTTCACGCGCCCCGGCCGCGGCACGTTCACCCGCGCGGTGAAGCGGCGGAAGCCGTAGCGATCATCCTCGCGGCCAAGCGTCGCCGGCTCCCACGTCCGGCCGCCGGTCGCCGATATGTCGACCCGCGCCACGCCCCTGTCGCCGCCCATCGCGATCCCCTCGATCGGCAGAACCGGATCATAGCCATAGGTCGCGCCATCGGCGACGCTGGTGATCCACGATCGCGGGATCATCCGGTTGATCGGCTCGCTGGGAAAATCCTTCGATCCCGGCACCACATTTGCGCGCGGAGCGGTGGGGATCTTGTAGGCCTTGGCCATCCAGTAACGCTCGTCGGGCGCGGGCAGCACCTCGATCGTATCCACCGTCTTCATCCAATAGGTCGAGAACCAGCCCGGGACGACCAGCCGCACGGGAAAGCCGTTGAGCAGCGGCAATTGCTCGCCATTCATCGCGAACGCCAGCATCACCTCGCCATCGCGCGCATGATCCACGCCTAGGGACTTCTCGAAATCGGGCGCGCCCGCCACCAGCGGCTTGTCCATCGCGCCGACGCGCACCGCCACCGCGCCGCCGCGCACGCCGGCAAGGTCGAGCACATGGCGCAGCGGCACGCCCATCCATTTGGCATTGCCCATCGCGCCATGGCCCCATTGCGCGCCCGGCACGCGCGGCTGGAACAGCCCGCGCGAATTGCCCGAACATTGGTTCACCGCCGCCAGCTCGATCCGCGGCATCCTGAGCAATTGCGCCAGCGAGATCGACAGCGGCCGTTCAACATGCCCGCCGACGCGGATGCGATAGGTCTCGACATCGACGCTCGTCGGCAGGTCGCCCCAATGCCAGCGGACGAAGAAACGGTCATTGGGCGTGTAGAGCGATTGCTGGAACACCTCCATTGGCGTCTCCAGCAGCGCCGGCCGCACGCGCTGCAGGATCATCGCGCCTTTCTGCGGAAAGTCGCTCGTCATCGCACGCCGGGACGGTCCACCGGGCAGTCGCAGGTCGACATCCGCGCCCAGCGCTCGCCCCGCCAGCATCGCGCCGCCACCGGCGATCCCCGCCGCCAGCAGCCGACGCCGAGAGACTGCACGCGCTTCGTGGAAATCAAGCCGATCCATCGCCCACCGCTTCCTTGCTCCCTGTCACCTTAAAGCGAGTCGTCCACCAGTGTGGACACCCCATTCGTTCGTCCTGGGCCTGGCGAAGTACGCGCCCCGAGCGCGCCCCTCCGGCTCCGGCGCAGGTGGCCCTCCAGCGCACTTTACATCGTCGGCCGGGATCGTCCCGACATCCAGGGTTCGGCAGATCCGGCGCTGGTGAACCCGCGCAACCCTGGACCCCGGCACAGGCCTGGCCTGAGCTCTGCCGAAGGAGCCGGGGTCATGCACTCTGCGGCGCGGACAAAGCTTTTCACAGGAGCTTCTCCGATGCCAGGCAGGCGCTTCGGGTTCGATAATCGAATCTCAATCGCCGATCACTCTCACGACCGTCACGTCCGACGCGTCGCACGCCGACTCCAGCGCGTCATCCACCGCGTCGGTCACCAGATAGTCGATGTCGCCCAGATCGCCGATCCGCACCGGGGCAGGGCGGCCGAGCTTGGACGAATCGAGCGTCAGGATCACCTTGCGCGCCTGCGCGATGATCGTCTGCGACACGCGCACCTCGTCCACGTCGAAGTCGAGGAAGGTGCCGTCCGCCTCGATCGCGGAGGCGCCGATCAGCGCGTAATCGACGCGAAAGCTGCGGATGAAATCCATCGCCAGCGCGCCGATCACCGCGCGATCGCCCGGGCGTACACGGCCGCCGGCGGCGATCACCTCGATGCCGGGGCAATCGGCCAGGATGTCGACGACGTTGAGATTGTTGGTGATCACCATCAACTCGCGATGTCTCGTCAGATGCCGGGCGATCGCCTCGGTGGTCGATCCGATGTTGATGAACAGGCTCGATCCGTCGGGCACCAGTGCGGCGGCGGCCGCGCCGATCGCGTCCTTGGTCTCTGCCGCCACCAGTCGCCGCTCGGCATAACGCAGATTGTCGACGCCCGATGTCACCACCGCGCCGCCATGGACGCGCGACAGCATCGATTTCTTGGCGAGCAGGTTCAGGTCCTTGCGGATCGTCTGCGGCGTCACGCCCAATGTTTCGGCGAGCGCCTCGACCGAGACGCTGCCGGTGTGCCGCGCCGTCTCCAGGATCTGGCGGTGGCGCAGCGCCACCACATCCGCACCCTGTTGCATCAGCCTGCGACGGCCGCCACCGCCGCATGCGGCGCGGCAGCGAGATAGGCGTCCAGCGCCTCGGCAGTGTCTGCAGGCGTGTGCAGCCCCAGCTTGCTGCGCCGGTACAGGATGTCCTCGCTCGTCCGCGCCCATTCGGCTGCGACCAGATAATCGACTTCGGCCTGATACAGATCGCCGCCGAAGCAGCGGCCCAGCTCCGCCACCGTCCGCGCCGCGCCCAGCACGCGCTCGGTCCGTGTGCCATAGGCACGCGCGAGCCGGCGCAGCAGCGGCGCGGGAAGGTCGGGACGGCTGGCACTCAGGGCACCGAGGAATGCCTCGAAATCGGCGTTCGGCATATCACCGCCGGGCAGCACGGCACCGGCGGTCCACGCGCCGCTTGCCCCGGGGAAGAACGGCGCCAGTTCCTTCATCGCGTGCTCGGCCAGCTTGCGGTAGGTGGTGATCTTGCCGCCGAAAATGCTCAGCATCGGCGCCCGACCTTCGCCCGCATCGAGATCGAGCACATAGTCGCGCGTCACCGCCGATGCGTTTGACGATTTGTCGTCGTACAGCGGCCGGATGCCGGCATAGGACCAGCGAATTTCGTTTTCGCTGACCGGCGTTGCGAAATACCGGCCAATTGTCTCCAGAAGATATCCGGTTTCGGCCGAACTGATCGCGGCCTTGCCCGGTTTCGCACTCCAGACCTCGTCGGTGGTTCCGACCAATGTGAAGTCGCGCTCATAGGGGATGGCGAAGACAATGCGCCGATCGGGGTTCTGCAGCATGAAGGCGTGCTCGCCTTCGTAGAGCTTCGGCACTACGATATGACTGCCCTTGACCAGCTTGACCCCGCGATCGGTGCGCGCATCGGGCACCCGGCCGAGCACGTCGGCAACCCACGGCCCAGCGGCGTTGACGAGCGCTCTGGCGCGCACCGTGCGGCGGCCATCCGGCCCCTCGACGATCGCTTCCCAGCCGCCGCCGACGCGCCTTGCATCGACCAGCCGTGTGCGGGTCTCGATCGTCGCGCCGCGGGCGGCGGCATCCATCGCGTTCAGCACCACCAGCCGGCTGTCCTCCACCCAGCAGTCCGAATAGATGAAAGCCTTGCCTTCTCTGGTGCTTAGACCCGCGCCGACGGGCGAGTCCGCGAGCTTCACGGTGCGCGTGCCCGGCAGCTTCTCGCGCCCGCCGAGGTGATCGTACAGGAACAGGCCCAGGCGAACCATCCAGGCGGGGCGCGGCGATTGGGTCTGCGGCAGGACGAATTCGAGCGGCCAGATGATGTGCGGCGCCATGTTCAGCAGCCGCTCGCGCTCGATCAGCGCCTCGCGCACCAGCCGGAACTCGCCATATTCAAGGTAGCGCAGGCCGCCGTGGATCAGCTTGGTGGAAGCGGAGGATGTATGGCTCGCCAGATCGTCCTGCTCGACCAGCAATACGCTGAGCCCGCGCCCCGCCGCATCGCGCGCGATCCCCGCGCCGTTGATCCCACCCCCGACAACCAACAGGTCCACCCCGTCACCGGCCGTACCCGCCACCATGTCACTAACCTCCACCATCCCGCCCCCATACGCCAATATCGACCCAAACGAAAGTCTTTGACGTTCGCCCGAAAGGTGGCAAGGTTCGCCCGAACGTTCGTTTGGAGAGAGTGGTGGCGGCGCATATCTTGGTGATCGATCAAGGAACGACGTCGACGCGCAGCGTGCTCTTCGACGATCAGGCCCGGCGCGTGGCGATCGCGCAGGTCGAGTTTTCGCAGCACTACCCGGCGCACGGCTGGGTCGAGCACGATCCCGAGGATATCTGGCGCGACACCCTGGCGACCGCCCGCGACGCGATCGCCAACAGCGGTGTCCCGCCCCGCGACATCGCCGCGATCGGCATCACCAACCAGCGCGAAACGGCGGTGGTGTGGGATCGCGCGAGCGGCGAGCCGATCCACCGCGCGATCGTGTGGCAGGACCGGCGCGGCGCACCGCAATGCGCGCGGCTGCGCGAGCAAGGGGCGGAGGAGCTCATCCGTTCACGCACCGGCCTGCTGATCGATTCCTATTTCTCCGCCACCAAGATCGCCTGGATCCTCGACAATGTCGCCAGCGCCCGGACCCGTGCCGAACGGGGCGAGCTTGCGTTCGGCACGATCGACAGCTTCCTCCTGTGGCGGCTTACCGGCGGAGCGGTTCACGCCACCGACGTGACCAACGCCAGCCGCACGATGCTGTTCGACATCCACCGCGGCGCCTGGGACGAGGAGCTATGCCGGCTGATCGGTGTCCCTTCGTCCATGTTGCCCGAGGTGCATGATAACGCGCATGTTTATGGCACGACGGACCCGTCGCTCTTCGATGCCGCGATCCCGATCGCCGGCATGGCGGGCGATCAGCAGGCGGCCCTGTTCGGGCAGGCCTGTTTCGATCGGGGCACGGCCAAATCGACCTATGGCACCGGCTGCTTCATGCTGCTCAACACCGGCGACCAGGCGGTCGAATCCAAGCATCGCCTGCTCACGACGCCTGCGTACCGGCTGAACGGCAAGACCACTTATGCGCTGGAAGGATCGATCTTCGTCGCCGGCGCCGCGGTGAAATGGCTGCGCGATGGGCTGGGTATCATCACGCACGCCAGCCAGACAAACGACATGGCGACCAAGGTGGAGAACAGCCACGGCGTGTACATGGTGCCGGCGTTTGTTGGCCTGGGCGCGCCGCACTGGGATCCCGATGCGCGCGGCGCGATCCACGGCCTGACGCTGGACACGAGCGCAGCGCATCTCGCCCGCGCGGCGCTGGAAGCGGTCGCGTATCAGACGCTGGACCTGGCGGAGGCGATGGTGGCCGACGGCGGCAGCCGACCGCACGCCTTGCGGGTCGACGGGGGTATGGCGGCCAATGACTGGCTGTGCCGGTTTCTCGCCGACCTTACCGACATGGCCGTCGAACGCCCCGCAGATTTGGAGACAACCGCGCGCGGAGCGGCCTTCCACGCAGGCCTTGCGGCCGGGATCTGGCCTGATCTCGGCACACTTTCGGCCTTGTGGTCGCGGGAACAATGTTTCGAGCCGGAAATGGCGGCAGAAGCCCGCGCGCCGCTGGTCGCCGGGTGGCGCGATGCCGTGCGCCGGACGCTGAGCCAGCATGTCAGCGGCTAGCCGTTGCTCCGCGGCGCCGGTCAAGCACCAGCGACACCGCCCAGATAGCGAGGCCGCCGAGCGCCAGTGCCATCCCGACCCAGCCGGTCGAGGCCCAGCCATAGCCGGCCGAGATCGCGAGCCCGCCCAGCCAAGGCCCGAGCGCATTGGCGGTGTTGAAGGCGGAATGGTTCAGCGCCGCGGCGAGGGTCTGTGCGTCGCCCGCGACGTCCATCAGCCGCGCCTGTAGCACGGTGCCGAGCCCGCCGCCGGTGCCGATCAGCGTGATGATCGCCAGCATCGACCAGGGCTGCTGCGCAGCCGGGGCATAGAGCGCGAGCATCAGAGCGCTGAACGCCAATGTCACGCCGGCGGTCGGCATCAACGCCCGGTCCGCCCCGCGCGCGCAGGCGAGCGTGCCCACCGTCATGCCGACGCCGAACAGCGCAAGCGCCACCGGGATCAGTTCGGGCGTGCCCGTCACCGCCGTCATGGTTGAGGCAAGATAGGTGTAGACGGAGAACAGCCCGCCAAAGCCGATCGCCCCGATGCCGAGCGTCAGCCAGACGCGGCCGTTGGCGAGCGCCGACAGTTCGCGCAACGGGCTGGCCGTCCGGTCCGCCGGGGTGCGCGGCGCGAAGAGCAGCAGTAGCAGCGCGGTCGCAACC
Coding sequences:
- a CDS encoding LacI family DNA-binding transcriptional regulator; translation: MSTAFPETARPTIRDVARIAGVSIKTVSRVINDQQYVSADKRERVRQVMTEIGFKPSHAARALAGHKSHQIALICDNPNPWYVYEIQFGVRERCARDKIRMIAQPYDRASPTLFDDIVALLDQANPDGLVLAPPACDDTRVLDELTRRGTPFVRLQPGLRIDEGPAALIDNERAAFDMTTHLLGLGHRRIGFIVGDRSYAASGQRLAGYIGALGEQAVEIDLDLIRQGQFDVASGEAAADALLSLSQPPTAIFASSDDMAAGVLAAAHRRGVRVPGALSVAGFDDGPTATIVWPALTTVRQPVRALAEAATDLLLSPAQGEGPQRRLLAHEVVPRASSAPPTG
- a CDS encoding cytoplasmic protein; this translates as MDLPYATLDAAHRHSANHRAELERSDVCGCFFCKKTFEVREVEEWVEDESGTALCPYCGVDSVIGSASGFPVDDAGFIHAMHTRWFS
- a CDS encoding glycerol-3-phosphate dehydrogenase, which translates into the protein MVEVSDMVAGTAGDGVDLLVVGGGINGAGIARDAAGRGLSVLLVEQDDLASHTSSASTKLIHGGLRYLEYGEFRLVREALIERERLLNMAPHIIWPLEFVLPQTQSPRPAWMVRLGLFLYDHLGGREKLPGTRTVKLADSPVGAGLSTREGKAFIYSDCWVEDSRLVVLNAMDAAARGATIETRTRLVDARRVGGGWEAIVEGPDGRRTVRARALVNAAGPWVADVLGRVPDARTDRGVKLVKGSHIVVPKLYEGEHAFMLQNPDRRIVFAIPYERDFTLVGTTDEVWSAKPGKAAISSAETGYLLETIGRYFATPVSENEIRWSYAGIRPLYDDKSSNASAVTRDYVLDLDAGEGRAPMLSIFGGKITTYRKLAEHAMKELAPFFPGASGAWTAGAVLPGGDMPNADFEAFLGALSASRPDLPAPLLRRLARAYGTRTERVLGAARTVAELGRCFGGDLYQAEVDYLVAAEWARTSEDILYRRSKLGLHTPADTAEALDAYLAAAPHAAVAAVAG
- a CDS encoding molybdopterin-dependent oxidoreductase; the protein is MDRLDFHEARAVSRRRLLAAGIAGGGAMLAGRALGADVDLRLPGGPSRRAMTSDFPQKGAMILQRVRPALLETPMEVFQQSLYTPNDRFFVRWHWGDLPTSVDVETYRIRVGGHVERPLSISLAQLLRMPRIELAAVNQCSGNSRGLFQPRVPGAQWGHGAMGNAKWMGVPLRHVLDLAGVRGGAVAVRVGAMDKPLVAGAPDFEKSLGVDHARDGEVMLAFAMNGEQLPLLNGFPVRLVVPGWFSTYWMKTVDTIEVLPAPDERYWMAKAYKIPTAPRANVVPGSKDFPSEPINRMIPRSWITSVADGATYGYDPVLPIEGIAMGGDRGVARVDISATGGRTWEPATLGREDDRYGFRRFTARVNVPRPGRVKVMARCTNTQGETQPMEANWNPGGYMRNCVEPVVVRLS
- a CDS encoding DeoR/GlpR family DNA-binding transcription regulator; amino-acid sequence: MQQGADVVALRHRQILETARHTGSVSVEALAETLGVTPQTIRKDLNLLAKKSMLSRVHGGAVVTSGVDNLRYAERRLVAAETKDAIGAAAAALVPDGSSLFINIGSTTEAIARHLTRHRELMVITNNLNVVDILADCPGIEVIAAGGRVRPGDRAVIGALAMDFIRSFRVDYALIGASAIEADGTFLDFDVDEVRVSQTIIAQARKVILTLDSSKLGRPAPVRIGDLGDIDYLVTDAVDDALESACDASDVTVVRVIGD
- a CDS encoding MFS transporter; this translates as MATLATTAAGRPVNVTLALLALSMGGFAIGTTEFASMSLLPQMAAGLGVDEPTAGHVISAYALGVVVGAPVLAVAGARLSRRKLLIALMGFFALANALSALAPTLGWMLLFRFLSGLPHGAFFGVGALVAAAMVPRERRSQAVARMMLGLTIATVAGVPFANVVGQALGWRWGFAIVAVLAVATALLLLLFAPRTPADRTASPLRELSALANGRVWLTLGIGAIGFGGLFSVYTYLASTMTAVTGTPELIPVALALFGVGMTVGTLACARGADRALMPTAGVTLAFSALMLALYAPAAQQPWSMLAIITLIGTGGGLGTVLQARLMDVAGDAQTLAAALNHSAFNTANALGPWLGGLAISAGYGWASTGWVGMALALGGLAIWAVSLVLDRRRGATASR
- the glpK gene encoding glycerol kinase GlpK, with translation MAAHILVIDQGTTSTRSVLFDDQARRVAIAQVEFSQHYPAHGWVEHDPEDIWRDTLATARDAIANSGVPPRDIAAIGITNQRETAVVWDRASGEPIHRAIVWQDRRGAPQCARLREQGAEELIRSRTGLLIDSYFSATKIAWILDNVASARTRAERGELAFGTIDSFLLWRLTGGAVHATDVTNASRTMLFDIHRGAWDEELCRLIGVPSSMLPEVHDNAHVYGTTDPSLFDAAIPIAGMAGDQQAALFGQACFDRGTAKSTYGTGCFMLLNTGDQAVESKHRLLTTPAYRLNGKTTYALEGSIFVAGAAVKWLRDGLGIITHASQTNDMATKVENSHGVYMVPAFVGLGAPHWDPDARGAIHGLTLDTSAAHLARAALEAVAYQTLDLAEAMVADGGSRPHALRVDGGMAANDWLCRFLADLTDMAVERPADLETTARGAAFHAGLAAGIWPDLGTLSALWSREQCFEPEMAAEARAPLVAGWRDAVRRTLSQHVSG